Proteins encoded by one window of Lathyrus oleraceus cultivar Zhongwan6 chromosome 1, CAAS_Psat_ZW6_1.0, whole genome shotgun sequence:
- the LOC127122132 gene encoding albumin-1 A-like, whose protein sequence is MASVKLASLIVLFATLGMLLTKNVGAVSCNGVCSPFEWTPCRSLACQCVPVGLVVGTCRNRYGVFLRTNDEHPNLCESDADCRKKGSGNFCGHYPNPDIEYGWCFASKSEAEDFFSKITPKDLLKSVSTA, encoded by the exons ATGGCTTCCGTTAAACTGGCTTCTTTGATCGTCTTGTTTGCCACATTAG GTATGTTACTGACAAAAAACGTAGGAGCAGTAAGCTGCAATGGGGTTTGTTCTCCATTTGAGTGGACACCATGTCGCTCTTTAGCCTGTCAATGTGTCCCTGTTGGTCTAGTTGTAGGTACCTGCAGAAATCGATATGGAGTTTTCTTGAGGACAAACGATGAACACCCTAACTTATGTGAGTCTGATGCCGATTGTAGGAAGAAAGGAAGTGGTAACTTTTGCGGTCATTATCCTAATCCTGATATTGAATATGGATGGTGTTTTGCCTCTAAATCTGAAGCAGAAGACTTTTTCTCTAAGATTACCCCAAAAGACTTGTTGAAAAGTGTTTCCACTGCTTAA